From the Paraflavitalea soli genome, the window AATGTGATGAATGTCCTGTCCATCCTGTTTAACCTGTGGGGTCGCTTTTCCCTGGCGCAGATCTTTGGCAATGCCGCCATCTTCGCCTTTACCCAGGCCATCGGCCTGGCTGTATTCAGCAAGATTTTTATGGAAGCCATCCTGCTGCAGATCATGACCAGCCGCGTAAAACGGGGAGTGCAAAGCCGCTTTGAATACCAGCATGTACTCGATGGCTTCCGTCGCCCCCTGCTTTTCCTGGTCGTCATACTGTGGTTGATCGTATTTACCACCAACCTCAATATCTATACTACCGTACTTGGTGGCTTGACCACCTTCATGGAAACACCCCGCCACATTGGCAACGCTTATTTTACCATTGGCGGCGTACTGCTCTTCTTCCTCATCATCTGGATAGCCCACCTCCTGCAGAAATATGTAGGTTACTTCTTTGGCGATACCGGCAATGATGAGGAGATACACAATAAAGGACAGCGTTCAAGACTGCTCATAGCAAGGCTCATCCTGCTTTGCCTCGGCTACTTCCTGGCCGTGGCCGCTTCGGGTGTACCCGTAGATAAAATAACCATCGTCCTGGGCGCTCTCGGTGTCGGTATTGGTTTGGGCTTACAGAACATCGTTAACAATTTTGTATCCGGTATCATTCTCATCTTCGATAGACCACTACAGATCGGCGATGTGGTGGATGTAGGAGATAAGTCGGGTCGCGTACGTGAAATAGGCTTACGCTCCAGCACCTTGCTCACACCCGATGGCGCAGAAGTGATCATCCCCAACGGAGATATCCTTTCTCAACAAATTACCAACTGGACCCTCTCTAATAACCAGATACGCCTGGAAATGGAACTATCGGTTAGTGGCAGCCGCGATATGGAGGTAGTGTCTTCTGCTATTAAAAAGGCCATCCAAACCTCCCGCTTCGTATTTGACAACCGGGAACCACAAATACTCTTTACCAAAGTAAATGAAGACGGATTCGATCTCAAGGCCTTCTTCTGGTGTGCCGATGTAGCTAAAGCCGAAGAAGCGAAAAGCGATGTGCTGATCATTTTACATGATAAGCTAAATGCCGATAACCTGCACATAAACTAAGCAGATAAGCCGCCAGGCAGCTCAATAATTAAAGCGGTTACATACACTACCGGTGTGTAACCGCTTTTTTGCTGAGATTATTCCACAAAGCAGCCTGCTTTTTATACATTGACTGCTGAACGCTCTCCTCTTCTTCCACACCCGGCGGTTTGAATAGAAAAAAATCGTAGCTTTTCTGTGTGCGTACGATTATTCACTTTTGCATTGCTTACCGATGGATCCGATTACGATTATTTTGCTGGCAGCATTAGTGCTGGGTTATTTCGCATGGTACAGACCAACTTTTCTGCTCAAGCCTGAGCGGAAAAGAAAGGAGCTTGTGGCAAGATTTGAACAGGTTACTAACCTCAACCAGCAGCTTCTGGCCGATATGCAGCAGTACGCTCAAAAGAATAACCTGCTCGACAAACCTTTTATAGAAGGAGATTCCTTCCGCAATAAGATCACCGAACTCCAGGCTGCCCGTGATGAGTTTTTCAGCGAAGAGAATTACCTCGGCCTCCGTGCCCGCAATCCCAAACACCTCGATCTTCAACTCATGACCAAAACCCTCGATGATCAGATCCTCTACCACGAGCGCATCCAAAAAGCCCTTAACAAGCATAAGAATACGCCTGCAACCAATTAGTGTTTTCCTGTTGCCGCACAAAAAAGGCCAGCCCGATCGGCCAGCCTTGTAATAAGTATGGAAAGAATAATTAGGTTAGTGCGCCACCAGCCAGTTCTCACCCTTGCCGATCTCTGCTTCCACCGGCACCCCATTGGGTAATGGCAAAGCTCCACGCATACAATCTATGATAATCGGCATAATAGTATCTGCTTCATCCAGCGTAGCATCAAAGATCAACTCGTCATGCACCTGCAGGATCATCTTCGATTTAAACTTATGTTTTTTGAACGTTTCCTGGATCTTTATCATGGCCAGCTTGATCATATCAGCCGCCGTGCCCTGAATAGGCGAGTTGATCGCGTTGCGCTCTGCAAATCCACGTACTGTAAAGTTGGAGGAGTTGATATCACGCAGCCAGCGCTTGCGGCCCATCAACGTTTCCACATAGCCTGTTTCCCGGGCAAAGTTGATCGTATCATCCATATACTTCTGGATATTCGCAAACTGCTTCTTATACGTATCAATGATCTCTTTGGCTTCCGTACGGCTGATACCCAGGTTGTCGGCCAGGCCAAAAGCTCCTTGCCCGTAGATAATGCCGAAATTCACACTCTTCGCCTTATAGCGCATTTCCTTCGTCACATCCTTTTCATCCACACTGTATACTTTGGCCGCAGTAGCTGTGTGAATATCCTTTGCATTCTTGAAAGCATCACACATGGCCGGGTCACCTGAAATAGCGGCTACAATACGTAATTCTATTTGCGAATAATCGGCCGAAAGCAGGATATGATTACTGTCCCGGGGAATAAAGGCCTTACGGATCTCTTTGCCCCTGTCTGTACGTACAGGAATATTCTGCAGGTTGGGATTGTTACTGGATAAACGACCGGTAACAGCCACCGCCTGTGCATAAGATGTATGTACACGGCCTGTCTTGCGGTTGATCATTTCGGGAAGCGCATCCACATAAGTAGACTTCAGCTTGGTCAACTCCCGGAAGGCAAGGATATCTTCCACGATCTTACTTTGATTGGCCAGCTTAAGCAGTACATCTTCCCCTGTAGCATATTGGCCCGTCTTCGTCTTTTTGGCCTTGGGGTCCAGCTTCAGTTTTTCAAACAATACTTCACCCAGTTGCTTGGGAGAGGCCAGGTTGAACTTTAATCCTGCTTGCTGGTATACATTTTCCTCTGCCTGCCTGGCTTCCTTATCCAGTTGCAGCGAATAATCTTTTAAGAACTCGATATCTACCTTTACCCCTTCAAACTCCATATCTGTAAGCACCTTTACAAGCGGGTTCTCTACTTCCAGGAATACCTTTTCAACTGCTTTCGTTTTGAGCAGCGGGGCAAAGATCTGTTTCAGCTGCAGCGTGATATCAGCATCTTCAGCCGCATAGTCCGTGATCTTTTCCAGTGGCACATCCCGCATATTACCCTGGTTCTTGCCTTTCTTGCCAATCAGCTCATCAATATGTACCGGCTCGTAACCCAAATATTGTGCGCTCATGATATCCATGCTACGTTTGCCGTCCGGCTCGATCACATAATGCGCCAGCATCGTATCAAAGATGTTTCCCTTCAGCTCATAGCCATACCACTTAAGCACCAGCATATCATACTTCAGGTTCTGTCCCACCCAGGTAATATCCGTCTTGTTGAATAATTTTTCAAATTGTTTCAGGATGGCCTTGGTGCCTTCCACGTCGCCGGGCGGCACCGGTACATAATACGCTTCTCCAACTGTATAGGAGAAGCTCATACCCACCATGTCCGCATCATTCGCATCTAATCCCGTAGTCTCTGTATCAAAACAAACTTCCGGCTGCTCCAGTAATTCTTTTACCAGTGTCGTAATGGCCGCATCGCCTGTGATGGCAACATATTTATGAGGCGTATTGTGAATCGTCTTTCCGGCCACAATAGCCTCCGTGCTGTCTACCCGTTCGCTGTCTGCCCCTTCTGTCTCCGTGCCTGCGCCTTCTGTATGCTGTATTCTGACTTCTGTATTCTTCTTCTTGCTTTCCACTGGATTGCCAAACAGATCTGTCTGCACGCCCTCCGGTGCCGTTGCCTTCCCGGCCGTGATAGCGATCTCTTCGCCCAGTACCCGCTTGGCTACTGTTTTAAATTCCAGGTCCGTAAACACTTCACGCAACAACTCCCGGTTCATTTCCTTTACCCGGAAATCCTCTGCATGAAAACTTACCGGTACATCTGTAATAATAGTAGCCAGCTTTTTGGAAAGGATAGCCGCATTCTTTCCGTTGCGTACCTTCTCACCCAAAGCCCCTTTGATCTTATCTGCATTGTTCAACACATTTTCCAGCGTACCATATTCGGCCAGTAGTTTAGCCGCTGTCTTTTCTCCTACCCCGGCAATGCCGGGTATATTATCCACCGAATCTCCCATAAGGCCCAGTATATCTATCACCTGGTGTACTTCCTGGATATTCCATTTCTCACATACTTCTTTCACGCCCAGGATCTCCGCATCCCCGCCCTGGTAACCGGGTTTATAGATCTTGACCCTTTCCTCCACCAATTGGCCATAGTCCTTATCGGGCGTTACCATGTATACTTCAAATCCTTCTTTGGCAGCTTGCTTACTCAGCGTGCCGATCACGTCATCCGCTTCATAGCCATCCAGTTCTACAATAGGTATATTAAAGCCACGTATGATGCGCTTAATATCGGGAATAGCTGCCTTCAGATCTTCAGGTGTCTCCTGCCGGTTGGCCTTGTATTCTGCAAAGTCTGTATGTCGCTCCGTAGGAGCACTGGTATCAAACGCCACCGCCATATGTGAGGGCTTCTGGTTGTTGAGCAGATCAAGCAACGTATTGACAAAACCGAACTGAGCATTTGTGTTTACGCCCTTGGAGGTAATACGTGGATTGCGTATCAATGCATAATAGGCACGGAATACCAATGCATACGCGTCGAGAAGAAATACTTTTTGACTCATGCTGCTAAGTTAACAACAATGACCACATGAAAAGCGGTAAAATTGTCTGTTTCTGCGGGTGTTTTGCGACAAAAAAAGGGGCTATCGCCCCGTCTTCATTTCCTCCAACTTCTTCTGCATACCAAACATTTCATCCCTCAGCTTCGCCGCTTCCATAAAGTCGAGATCGCGGGCAGCTTTTTCCATTTCCTTCTTCGTTTTGCCGATCGCTTTCTCCAGCTGTGGGATGGTTTGATATACCGCCTGCTCTTCTGCTGCAGCGTGTACTACCAGGTTTTCATCCGCTGCAAGAGCATAAGGATTCTTGGGATCATATCCCTTGATGTCCAATACCGATGTTTGTGCAAACACCTGCTCTTTCGATTTGACAACCGTGCGCGGTGTAATATTATGTTCGATATTGAAAGCTACCTGTTTTTCCCGGCGGCGCGTGGTCTCATCGATCGTCCGCTGCATACTCTCCGTCATCTTATCTGCATAGAAGATCACCAGCCCATCCACATTCCGGGCCGCACGGCCTGCCGTTTGCGTCAGCGACTTCTCATTACGCAGGAATCCCTCCTTATCTGCATCAAGGATGGCCACCAGCGATACTTCCGGTAGGTCAAGACCTTCCCGCAACAGGTTTACCCCTACCAGCACATCAATCTCACCCAACCTAAGCTGGCGCAGTATCTCCACCCGCTCCAGCGTATCTACTTCACTGTGTATGTACTTTGATTTGATATTGATCCGGTGCAGGTATTTATCCATCTCTTCCGCCATCCGCTTTGTCAGCGTGGTCACCAGTACCCGGTCCCCCTTCGTTACCCGCTTGTCTATTTCATCCAGCAGGTCATCGATCTGGTTCACACTAGGTCTTATTTCAATGGGAGGATCCAATAGTCCCGTGGGCCGCACTACCTGCTCTACCACTATACCACCGCTCTTCTCCAGCTCATATTCACCCGGCGTGGCTGATACATAGACCGTTTGGTCCACGATCTGCTCAAACTCATGGAAGTTCAGCGGACGGTTATCCAGCGCAGAAGGAAGACGGAATCCAAAATCCACCAGGATCAGCTTACGGCTTCTGTCCCCGCCATACATACCACTGATCTGTGGTATCGTCTGGTGACTTTCATCTATCACCGTCAGGAAGTCTTTGGGGAAGTAATCCAAAAGACAGAAGGGCCTGGTACCCGGTATACGCCTGTCGAAGAAACGCGAATAGTTCTCCACCCCGTTACAATAACCAAGCTCCCGGATCATCTCCACATCATAATTCACCCGCTCACTCAACCTTTGCGCTTCTATATATTTACCGTTCTTTTTAAAGTATTCTACCTGTGCGTGCGATTCATCCTGGATCTCGTTCAGTATCTCGTTGATCATGTCTTTCGGCGCCAGGTACAGATTGGCCGGGAAGATCGCGGCATTGTCCACCACCCCGATCCGTTTGCCCGTATTGATCTCCAGCGTTTCAATGCTTTCGATCTCATCTCCGAAGAAGGTTACCCGGTAGCCCCAGTCCATATAAGGAAGGTTAATGTCCACCGTATCACCCTTTACCCGGAAAGTACCGCGGGTAAAGTCTGTCTGGCTCCGCATATACAGCGCATTCACCAGCCCATGCAGGAACCCTTGCCGGGAAAGTACCTGTCCCTGATGTATACGGATGATGCCATTTTCAAACTCCGCGGGGTTACCAATACCGTAGATACAGCTTACGCTGGCTACCACAATGATATCCCGTCTGCCGCTCAACAATTCTGTGGTGGCATGCAGGCGCAGCTTATCCAGCTCCTCATTGATGCTGAGGTCTTTTTCAATATAGGTATCACTCACCGGCAAATAGGCTTCCGGCTGATAATAGTCGTAATAACTCACGAAATAGCCCACAGCATTTTCCGGGAAGAACTGCTTGAATTCCCCATATAGCTGGGCCACCAGCGTTTTATTGTGCGTGAGCACCAGCGTAGGCCGTTGCACCTGCTGGATCACATTGGCGATGGTAAAGGTCTTACCACTGCCCGTTACCCCCAATAAGGTCTGGTGTTTTTCGCCATTCAATATTCCTTCCGTCAGTTGACGGATCGCTTCCGGCTGATCTCCGGCCGGAGGGAAAGGTGCGTGTAATTTAAAAGGCATATAGTTGTTAAAGAAGCCTGCAAATTTACAGCATTAGCCGCTGCAGGTAAGTTATCCATTATTCCTGAAGCCACCATTGCAAACCTGGGCAGGCCGTATCTATAACAATTTTCGTGCGCAGATGTTGGCTACAAAGAACCGTTGTAACTAATTGATATTGATAAGCTGGCTCAATCTCTTTAAATCAGCTTGCTACACCTAAACAACCCTAAACACCAAACTCAAAACCCGAAACCGATCTACTTATTCTCGATCCTCCTTTTCAGGTACTCCGTATAATCCGGTAATGTAGCCGCGTAGTCAGACTGCATAAGGGGGGAGGTTAGTACAAAATCCGCCGTCGACCGGTCGCAGGCCACAATGCAATTCCAGGCAATCGCTACCCGGAGCAAGGCCTTTACATCACTATCATGTGGTTGCGCTTCCATGGGGTCCCAGAAAAAGATCATGACATCGATTTCTCCAACTGCTATGAGGGCGCCTATTTGTTGGTCGCCGCCCAGCGGACCGCTTAACAGCCTCTTGACAGGGCGGTCCAGCTTTTCTTCCAGCAATTTTCCCGTCGTGCCGGTGGCTATCAGCTCATGTTTGGCCAATACAACCTTGTTGAACTCTGCCCAGTCTATCAGGTCCTTCTTCTTGTTATCATGCGCTACCAGTGCAATTCGCTTACGCGCATCTATTCGTCTTGATGTCAACATAGCTTGTATTTTAAAGGTTTTGGGCTGAAAAGGTAACTGCATTTTGAGGAATCTTTAACGCGATCGAAATAATTTTCAGGCAGATATCGCGTTTTCCACATCTGGGCACGGTAATTGTTAATAACTATTTCCCATTTACACTCCCGTTAAATTCTATGCAGAAAGGTTTGCTGATATGCTTGGTAAGCCTGTGGACACACTTGTGTGTAGCCCAGGATACTTCAACCGGACCGCCTCCGGTAGAAACAGCAGCAGCTGTTCCAGACTCAGCCATTTACCTTACCGACCTCGTTTCAGCCATCCGGGATAATGCAAAAGTCATTCTCAACTGGCGGATGTTGAATAATAATACCACTGAATTTATAGCCGTAGAGCGTAGCAGCAATGGCCGCGATTTTGAAACAGTCGCTGTGCTTAAACAATCCAATACCGGCATCTGGTATGAATGGATCGATGATGCGCCCGCCAAAGGACGTAATTTATACCGCGTACGGTTTGCCGGCAAACAGGGTGCTGTGCAATATTCAAAAACGATTACTGCTATCATTGCCGGCGATATTTCATTTAGGTTCTATCCCAACCCCGTCGATAGTGTCCTTATCATTCGTTCAGAATCTGCACTCGATATCCAGGTAGTTGATGCCAATGGTAAAGTACGCATCACACAAAACAAATTGCAGGGCCTGCAAACCCTCAATGTGGCATCACTCGAAAAGGGAATGTATCTCCTCCGTATTAGTAATCTTACTACTGGTATCGTAACCCAGGAACGCCTCCTTAAAAACTAACAACCGGTAGCAAATCGGTTATTCGAACGGGTTTTTACGCGTGTATTGTAAAAACTTAGAAAGTGTTATCCCCTAATTCCGGTATAATCGCCCCTTTTGGCATCGATAAACCACCTTTTCGAGAGTATTTTTACTATAACCACAAAATGGTATTGCACATGTCAAAATTCACCCTTATTTTTACCTCGGTTTTTCATAGGATATTGGATTTTAAAGCGGGGTTGAATGTCTATTCAGACCCCTTTTTTATTTCTGCTACTTGCCGATCCTCTTTTTTAGAGGCCTCGCCTCCCGGTAAACCACTAGTCCGGTTCTCTACACAACCTAAGTTCACACAACGATGTAATAACTTCAATGCAGCCTGATCTGCTTTGGAGAAAGGAAGCTCTTGTAGTCTGTCTGACCGCTTCCGGATAATAGCATGGCAGTAGAAAATAAACGATCAATACCAGGGCTGGTTTTTTGGATGCTGTGTAGCAATAGAGCGTAGAGTGGATAGGAGGTTGCAAACGAAAGTATATACAAAAAGAAAAGGTCCTGAAGAATCAGGACCTTTCATTTACTAACCCCTTAGTATTCACTTACTATAACATAGTTTATGCAGTAGCAGCAGGAGTACCACTGCTTTGCATTTCTTTTATCTTTTCACGAATCTTCGTTTCAATTTCATTAGCCAGCTCAGGATTGTCCCCTAATAACTTCTTCACCGAATCACGACCTTGTCCCAGCTTATCTCCATTATAACTAAACCAGCTACCGCTTTTCTGTACCACACTCAGCTCAACACCCATATCCAGGATCTCACCAACTTTGGAAATACCTTCACCAAACACGATGTCAAACTCTGCTGCACGGAATGGAGGTGCTACTTTATTCTTTACCACTTTTACTTTTACACGGTTACCAATCGCTTCATCACCATCCTTGATCTGCGCCATACGACGGATATCCAAACGTACAGAAGCATAGAACTTCAGGGCATTACCACCAGTAGTAGTTTCGGGGTTACCGAACATTACACCGATCTTTTCACGAAGCTGGTTGATAAAGATGCAAATGGTATTGGTTTTATTGATGGTGGCAGTCAGCTTACGCAAAGCCTGCGACATCAACCTTGCCTGCAATCCCATTTTGCTATCACCCATTTCGCCTTCCAGCTCACCTTTCGGTACCAGGGCGGCTACGGAGTCAATTACTACAACATCGAGGGCGCCTGATAAGATAAGGCGGTCGGCTATTTCCAAAGCCTGCTCACCATAGTCCGGCTGGGAGATCAGCAGGTTGTCTACATCTACCCCCAGTTTCTGTGCATAGGCGCTATCGAAAGCATGTTCCGCATCGATAATAGCACACATGCCACCCTTTTTCTGTGCCTCTGCAATAACGTGGATAGCTACAGTCGTTTTACCGGAAGACTCAGGTCCATAGATCTCAACGATACGGCCTTTGGGAAGACCACCTACGCCCAGGGCTGAATCCAACCCGATTGAGCCGGTTGATATCACTTCCATGGGATCATTTGACTTTTCATTCATCATCATCACACTTCCTTTGCCAAAGTCTTTTTCAATCTTGTCGATCGTCAGCTTTAGCGCCTTGAGCTTTTCGTTATTTGCAGACATAATGGGTTGTGTTTTGTTATAGTAAAATTACCGAATGCCAAATGTAGGGGAAATTATCTTATCACCACTAATTTTATTAGCATTTTTGGCTAATTATTTTGGGTGTAGGTAAGTTTATGGGATAGCCCACCGGCCGGAATGGACCCTAAAGTATTGATATTACGGGGAAATGAAGCTGACTAAACGGAGCCAAAAAGGGACTGGCCGCCTGAAAATAAAAACCCCGCTACTAATCTGTTCGTAGCGGGGAACTACAGTAGAAAACTACCATAGGGAAATTTTAGAACTAATTCAGGAAAAGGCGATGGTTTAAAACCATATTCAAAGGGACTACAAAAAGGAATACCCTACAATACCACTTTGTGGTAATTATCCCTAAAGGAAATATGAGGGTTTCCTCTTACTCATAAATTACGCGCTTCAGGTAGAACACTTTTTCACCTACCAGCGGTGTCGTTTTACTGATCACAGCAATTCCCTTTTTGTCAACCATCCTCCGCTTTACACCATCACCGATGGTAATATCCAGCGGCAATGCTCCATCATAGTTCAATAATTTGATATGCCAGGTGCTGTCTCCTGTCCGGGCTACCTGTACTTCCAGTTTTTTGATCGTACGCAAATAAAAGTCAAACAAGGGCTTCAGTTCTGTGTTTGATTCCCGGCTGAAAAATTGCTCCACATCATCCGTCGTCACCAGGTTATCGTAGGTATAGCGCGCATCCGTAGCAAACTTCTTAAGAGTCGGGAAAAACACCTCATCGCCCAATACATACCGGAGGGTATGCATAAAGAAAGCCCCCTTGCCATAAATGTCCCCATGGTAGGCATCATCTGAATTGATATTGGTGCCCAGCACCACCGGCTTCTGGTTCTGTGTGCCCCGGGCCGTACCCTGCATCCGCCTGATATAGGCTTCCTCTCCCTCCGCATCGCGGGTAAACAGTGCGTCGCCAAAACTGCAAATGCCTTCCTGCACCCACATATCGCCCCAGTCTTTGCCCGTTACCTTATTACCCCACCATTCATGGCCAAACTCATGGTGCATGAGCCAGTCAAAATCCTGTCCGCCCACCTGACTATATTTGAATTTATTGCCATAAGCGTTCAGCGACTGGTGTTCCATGCCCAGGTGCGGCGTTTCCGCTATGCCGATCTTTTCCTTTACCCAGGAATATTCACCAAAATATTTTTCCTGCATCCGGATCGTTCGCTGAAATACATCCAGGTGGTGCGGGGCTTTGTCTGCATGTTCTTCCAGCACATAAAACTCAATCGGCACCGTATTGTCATTGACAGTAGTATAAGGCCGGCTTACTACTTTGTATTTTCCTGCATTGAACAGGATACTGTAATTATTAATAGTATAGTTTGTTTTCCAATGGTAGGTAGCAGTGCTTTTTTTAGTGGTCACTTTTTGTAGCAATCCCGGTCCGGCCACCACCAGCCCTTTGGGAACAGTAATAATAAGGTCCGCCCCTTCATTGGGCTCATCAGAAGGATGGTCTTTACAGGGAAAAAAGATCTTGGCTCCTTCATTCTGACAACTGATAGCGATCCAGTCATTCCCCGTTGAATCTTTCGTCCACTGAAAACCTCCATCCCAGGGAGGCCTTACCGCCACACGTGGCTTCCCTGCATATTGGATCTTCACCGTTGCTTTACCGGCGGCGGCAGCTGCCAGCGTGATATAGATCAGATCTTGCTCATGTTTGAACGGTTGCTCTTTATTGTTCACCCACACCTTACCCACTTTAAAAGTATTTAACAGGTCAAATAATAAAGTCGTTGTTGGCTGTGCCAATACAACGTCTATCACAGTATATCCGTCAATGGATTGTTCACGGGGATCAACAGCTAATGCTACCGTATAGTGACGCACATCCATATTGGCTTGTTCCGGTTTCAATACCCCGCCGGAAAAAATAGCTTGTGAAAAGCCGCTATGTGTGCTAAACAGCAACAAGGCATAAATAAAAAAGCGCATAAAAAGGATTTAAGGGAAGGTAATAATTTTATGACCGCCCGGCGGGTATCGGATAAATTTGATTTAAAGCATATCATTTTTGCTGTTGTATTAGAAAAACGGGCTGAATGATTAAAAAAAACTTAAAATCATCTTAAAATGAAATCGCTTATTAATCGTTCATAGGTATTTTATTACGATGCTATACCTTTGAACCCCTTTTATCAGGCACGTAAGTTGCATATGACAAGTCATGAAGGATGATTGACATGTGTGAATGATTGCTAATTAATCAATTAAAAACCAATTTATATGAAGTTCAGACACGTTCTGTTAGTAGCATTAACCCCTGTAGTGCTGTTTTCCTGCGTCAGCACCAAGAAATTTAAGGCAGAACAAGAGAAATACACCCAATTAAACGACTCTTACGCCAAATTACAAGGCGATCTGAAAGCGTGTGAAGATCAGAAAGCAGAGGAAGCCCGTAAAAAAGCGGCGCTGCAAGCTGAGATCGACGGTCTCAACAAACAAATTGCTTTCCTGAAAGAAAACAACACCCAGGCTTTAAAGCAACTCCAGGATCTTTCTGTTATTTCCAGCTCACAGGCTGAAAGTATTAAAAAATCCATGGAGAACATCGGTGCGAAAGATTCTTATATCCAGACTTTACAGCAACAAATGGCGCGTAAAGATTCTATGAACATGGCCCTCGTGATGAACCTGAAAGGTGCTATTGGCAACCTGGATGACAAAGACATCAACATTAAGGTTGATAAAGGTGTAGTTTATATCGACATTTCTGATAAGCTGTTATTCAAGAGCGGCAAGTTTGATGTAACAGAAGAAGCTAAGGTTGTATTGGGTAAAGTGGCTACCGTACTGAAAAATCAGCCTGACATCGAGTTCATGGTGGAAGGTCATACCGACAACGTTCCTTACAAAGGAAATCCGCTGTTGCTCGACAACTGGGACCTGAGTGTTAAGCGTGCTACTTCTGTAGTACGGATCCTCCAAAACCAATATGGTCTGGATCCTGCTAAGATGTCTGCTGCCGGTCGTGGTGAGTACTCTCCACTGATGCCTAACGATTCTCCTGAAGCCAAAGCGGCCAACCGTCGTACAAGGATCGTTATCCTGCCTCAGCTGGATCAGTTCTTCAAATTGCTCGAAAGGAAATAAGCTTACTATATAAGTGAAAAGGGAGAGCGGCATGATGCCGCTCTCCCTTTTTTTATGATGTATTGCCGATGGCGAAGGTGGGTTGTCCTATAACGAAGGTGGGTCGCCTTTCCAAGGCGGCTCACCTTTTCAAGGCGGCTCACCTTCGTTATTATTACCTGCTTACATCTTTAGAAACTTTTTTATTAAATGGCTTAGTTGCCTGGTGTCTACCTGTTCCAATGCATGTGCCGTTCCGGGTAGCACACCCAATTGCCCCGCAGGCAATTGCTTGTACACATTCACCGTTTCATCGAGGGTAACCATCTTATCCCGGTCGCCCAGCAACAACAGGCAGGGCGTTGTTATCTGAGGATAGTCATCCGGCTTTAAAGGATTGTCTTTTCCCATGGCCAGCAGC encodes:
- a CDS encoding M1 family metallopeptidase, with product MRFFIYALLLFSTHSGFSQAIFSGGVLKPEQANMDVRHYTVALAVDPREQSIDGYTVIDVVLAQPTTTLLFDLLNTFKVGKVWVNNKEQPFKHEQDLIYITLAAAAAGKATVKIQYAGKPRVAVRPPWDGGFQWTKDSTGNDWIAISCQNEGAKIFFPCKDHPSDEPNEGADLIITVPKGLVVAGPGLLQKVTTKKSTATYHWKTNYTINNYSILFNAGKYKVVSRPYTTVNDNTVPIEFYVLEEHADKAPHHLDVFQRTIRMQEKYFGEYSWVKEKIGIAETPHLGMEHQSLNAYGNKFKYSQVGGQDFDWLMHHEFGHEWWGNKVTGKDWGDMWVQEGICSFGDALFTRDAEGEEAYIRRMQGTARGTQNQKPVVLGTNINSDDAYHGDIYGKGAFFMHTLRYVLGDEVFFPTLKKFATDARYTYDNLVTTDDVEQFFSRESNTELKPLFDFYLRTIKKLEVQVARTGDSTWHIKLLNYDGALPLDITIGDGVKRRMVDKKGIAVISKTTPLVGEKVFYLKRVIYE
- a CDS encoding OmpA/MotB family protein; translation: MKFRHVLLVALTPVVLFSCVSTKKFKAEQEKYTQLNDSYAKLQGDLKACEDQKAEEARKKAALQAEIDGLNKQIAFLKENNTQALKQLQDLSVISSSQAESIKKSMENIGAKDSYIQTLQQQMARKDSMNMALVMNLKGAIGNLDDKDINIKVDKGVVYIDISDKLLFKSGKFDVTEEAKVVLGKVATVLKNQPDIEFMVEGHTDNVPYKGNPLLLDNWDLSVKRATSVVRILQNQYGLDPAKMSAAGRGEYSPLMPNDSPEAKAANRRTRIVILPQLDQFFKLLERK